From a single Geothermobacter ehrlichii genomic region:
- a CDS encoding response regulator produces MTEKQRGRFRRKLITVIMLTSVLTLTLTIATTTVRELADKKASMIGKVKLLAEILASNSRAPLTFEDEAAARENLAPLTVEPLILGGAIYDRKGRLFARFISAEHPQSAIPLRLAPEILKYPGFFREIDAELQLYQPIILDNERIGTVLLKADLTPLRMSIFRLVVSSIGVLLLGLVVAYGLSKRLVNRLSKPLDALLATMRAVGSQQNYSRRAAIESDDEFSELVAGFNDMLDQIEERDRQLEAHRNNLEDEVRRRTTELETANSRLERTVRELEKAKQQAEIASRAKSQFLANMSHEIRTPMVGILGMNDLLLASRLDEQQRSMAEAIRNSSEALLKILDELLDFSRIEAGKLTLAQEEIDPREIIEDAVFLLAEKAHRKNIELSCHIDRHIEPRLKGDPGRLRQIVLNLVGNAVKFTSEGKVILRAVRKKEKDNRIWLAISVSDTGIGIPEEDQKIIFEPFTQVDDSNTRKYDGTGLGLTIVRQLVLSMGGDISLESTPGKGSTFSVCLPLGKTSDLSALPVRDGTLAGLKTLLVEPQPEVREAMNEQFITMGLRASIAADAETALDLLRTAAGDNRPYRVALIADSLLATTGDNLLAVIKNDPAFRDTRVVLLTGPEKQATAANAALHVNRLRKPVPSSRLAALLSSLLPERPATPKPSPTEFSDMPQFSGRVLLVEDNLQTQNLIKMMLEAHGCQVRVAQNGEAALTLTEGIDYDIIFMDCQMPIMDGFETTRRLRQRGYARPIIALTAKALKGDAEQCLAAGMDDYLAKPFKQSQLQQVFRKWLGKSSPAADREASGDS; encoded by the coding sequence ATGACTGAAAAACAACGCGGCCGGTTCCGCCGAAAACTGATCACGGTCATCATGCTGACCAGTGTGCTGACCCTGACCCTGACCATCGCCACCACAACGGTCAGGGAACTGGCGGACAAGAAGGCCTCGATGATCGGCAAGGTCAAACTGCTGGCCGAAATCCTGGCCAGCAACAGCCGCGCTCCCCTGACCTTCGAAGACGAGGCCGCCGCCAGGGAAAACCTGGCTCCCCTGACGGTCGAACCGCTGATTCTCGGCGGCGCCATCTACGACCGCAAAGGCCGTCTCTTCGCCCGGTTCATCTCGGCTGAACATCCTCAAAGCGCCATCCCCCTCAGACTCGCTCCGGAGATTCTCAAATATCCCGGCTTCTTCCGCGAGATCGACGCCGAACTTCAGCTCTATCAGCCGATCATCCTCGACAACGAACGCATCGGCACCGTCCTGCTCAAGGCCGACCTGACCCCGCTGCGCATGAGCATCTTCCGGCTGGTGGTCTCCAGCATCGGAGTTCTCCTTCTCGGACTGGTCGTGGCCTACGGTCTGTCGAAACGCCTGGTCAACCGGCTGTCGAAACCGCTCGACGCCCTGCTGGCAACCATGCGCGCCGTCGGCAGCCAGCAGAACTATTCACGACGGGCCGCCATCGAGTCGGACGACGAGTTCTCCGAGCTGGTCGCCGGCTTCAACGACATGCTCGACCAGATCGAGGAAAGGGACCGGCAGCTCGAAGCCCACCGCAACAACCTGGAAGACGAGGTCCGCCGGCGCACCACCGAACTCGAAACCGCCAACAGCAGGCTCGAACGCACCGTCCGGGAACTGGAGAAGGCCAAGCAGCAGGCCGAAATCGCCAGCCGGGCCAAGAGCCAGTTCCTGGCCAACATGAGCCACGAAATCCGCACCCCCATGGTCGGCATTCTCGGCATGAACGACCTGCTGCTGGCCAGCCGTCTCGACGAGCAGCAGCGGTCGATGGCCGAAGCGATCCGCAACTCGTCCGAGGCCCTGCTGAAGATTCTCGACGAACTGCTCGATTTTTCCCGCATCGAGGCCGGCAAACTGACTCTGGCACAGGAAGAGATCGATCCCCGAGAGATCATCGAAGACGCCGTCTTCCTGCTGGCGGAAAAGGCCCACAGGAAAAACATCGAACTGAGCTGCCACATCGACCGCCATATCGAGCCCCGCCTCAAAGGTGATCCCGGCAGATTACGCCAGATCGTCCTCAACCTGGTCGGCAACGCCGTCAAGTTCACTTCCGAGGGCAAGGTCATACTCAGGGCGGTACGGAAGAAAGAAAAGGACAACCGGATATGGCTCGCGATCAGCGTCAGCGACACCGGCATCGGCATCCCGGAAGAGGATCAGAAGATCATCTTCGAGCCTTTCACCCAGGTCGACGACTCGAACACCCGCAAATACGACGGAACCGGCCTCGGCCTGACCATCGTCCGCCAGCTGGTCCTCTCCATGGGCGGCGACATTTCCCTGGAAAGCACACCCGGCAAGGGGAGCACCTTCAGTGTCTGCCTCCCCCTGGGCAAGACCTCCGACCTGTCGGCGCTGCCGGTGCGGGACGGCACCCTGGCCGGACTGAAAACCCTGCTGGTCGAACCGCAACCTGAAGTCCGGGAAGCCATGAACGAGCAGTTCATCACCATGGGGCTGCGGGCTTCCATCGCCGCCGACGCCGAAACGGCCCTCGATCTGCTGAGAACAGCGGCCGGCGACAACAGGCCCTACAGGGTAGCGCTGATCGCCGACAGCCTGCTCGCCACGACCGGCGACAACCTTCTCGCGGTGATCAAGAACGATCCGGCCTTCCGTGACACCCGGGTCGTACTGCTCACCGGGCCCGAAAAACAGGCGACGGCAGCGAATGCGGCCCTTCATGTCAACCGCCTGCGCAAGCCGGTCCCGTCCAGCCGGCTGGCCGCCCTGCTGTCGTCGCTGCTGCCCGAACGGCCTGCCACCCCCAAACCCTCCCCGACCGAATTCAGCGACATGCCCCAGTTCTCCGGCAGGGTTCTGCTGGTGGAAGACAATCTTCAGACCCAGAATCTGATCAAGATGATGCTGGAAGCCCACGGCTGCCAGGTCAGGGTCGCCCAGAACGGCGAAGCGGCCCTGACCCTGACGGAGGGAATCGATTACGACATCATCTTCATGGACTGCCAGATGCCGATCATGGACGGTTTCGAAACGACCCGAAGATTGCGGCAGCGCGGCTATGCCCGCCCGATCATCGCCCTGACGGCGAAGGCCCTGAAGGGAGATGCCGAGCAGTGTCTCGCCGCCGGCATGGACGACTACCTGGCCAAGCCGTTCAAGCAGAGCCAGCTGCAGCAGGTCTTTCGCAAATGGCTCGGCAAAAGCTCGCCCGCGGCCGATCGCGAAGCGTCCGGCGACAGCTGA
- a CDS encoding sensor histidine kinase — MFRIAFLRNMLIISLLLVTMLPLYQLVFIHPSYRDLLTRETEVEAARLVSFLVRSLGLDDKRLGSELMTPDVLRQIELAVQDPKLIKLRVFSPTGKIVYSTLPEEIGRVNQRPYFLQEVARGHIFSKVVRKDHYTADGQHIDQDVVETYVPVMTPHGFGGAMEVYYDITESQQRLGRLTRHSVMILFGLGSSLLLIILILLVRARRFWFDRQKAEEELKQSHQILELRVQERTGQLLMANQKLAEEVAEKTRAQTALRQALAETEAEREKIDGILSSVADGLLVVDDERRLVHMNRPAEEIFSLSAASSLGLKLEEVLPDTRLLSPLLDCLQKKSGIGHFDFPRPAPQGQLHGKIYQARCSPLRNRQGETIGHIILVQDVSREREVERMKSEFLAMAAHELHTPITTIMGYSELLASRPLEEFSPEQSREFIGYIHQKAEALARMVDDLLDISRREAGHPLVLHLDRFDVCELLDRIAEIFPRDEGHRLHLEVASRPLIWPVDRVRFEQLVGNLLSNAVKYSPNGGDIHVRARIEGDCLRLEVEDQGIGMTPEEQNHVFERFYRADSSTTAVAGVGLGMSVAQMIVDAHGGEIRIESEKGKGTLVIVLLPQRPPGEEDD; from the coding sequence ATGTTCAGGATCGCCTTTCTGCGCAACATGCTGATCATCTCTTTGCTGCTGGTCACCATGTTGCCGCTCTACCAGCTGGTTTTCATCCATCCGTCCTACCGTGACCTGTTGACGCGGGAAACGGAGGTGGAGGCGGCGCGGCTGGTTTCGTTCCTGGTGCGGTCGCTCGGGCTGGATGACAAGCGGCTTGGAAGCGAGCTGATGACGCCCGATGTTCTGCGGCAGATCGAACTGGCGGTGCAGGACCCGAAACTGATCAAGCTGCGAGTCTTTTCCCCGACCGGAAAGATCGTCTATTCCACCCTGCCGGAAGAGATCGGCCGGGTGAACCAGCGCCCCTATTTTCTGCAGGAGGTCGCCCGCGGACACATCTTTTCCAAAGTTGTACGCAAGGATCACTACACCGCCGACGGTCAGCATATCGACCAGGACGTGGTCGAGACCTATGTGCCGGTAATGACCCCGCACGGTTTCGGCGGTGCCATGGAAGTCTATTACGACATCACCGAAAGCCAGCAGCGGCTCGGTCGCCTGACGCGGCACTCGGTGATGATCCTTTTCGGGCTTGGCAGCAGCCTTTTACTGATCATCCTCATCCTGCTGGTGCGGGCCAGGCGTTTCTGGTTCGATCGCCAGAAGGCCGAGGAAGAGCTGAAGCAGAGTCACCAGATTCTCGAATTGCGGGTGCAGGAGCGCACGGGGCAGCTGCTCATGGCCAACCAGAAGCTGGCCGAGGAAGTGGCGGAAAAGACGCGGGCACAGACCGCCCTCAGGCAGGCCCTGGCCGAGACCGAGGCGGAGCGGGAGAAGATCGACGGTATTCTCAGCTCGGTGGCCGACGGCCTGCTGGTGGTTGACGACGAGCGTCGCCTGGTGCACATGAATCGACCGGCGGAGGAGATCTTTTCGCTGAGCGCCGCGTCTTCGCTGGGTCTGAAGCTGGAGGAAGTGCTCCCCGATACCCGGTTGCTTTCGCCGTTGCTCGACTGCCTGCAGAAAAAAAGCGGCATCGGGCATTTCGATTTTCCCCGGCCCGCTCCCCAGGGGCAGTTGCACGGAAAAATTTACCAGGCCCGCTGTTCGCCCCTGCGCAACCGGCAGGGGGAGACGATCGGCCACATCATCCTGGTGCAGGACGTGTCCCGCGAACGCGAAGTCGAACGGATGAAGAGCGAATTTCTCGCCATGGCGGCGCACGAGCTGCATACGCCGATCACCACCATCATGGGGTACTCGGAGCTGCTCGCCAGCCGGCCGCTGGAGGAGTTTTCGCCGGAGCAGAGCCGGGAGTTCATCGGCTACATCCACCAGAAGGCCGAGGCCCTGGCGCGGATGGTCGATGACCTGCTCGATATCAGCCGCCGGGAGGCGGGACACCCGCTGGTGCTGCACTTGGACCGGTTCGATGTCTGTGAGCTTCTGGATCGCATAGCCGAAATCTTTCCCCGCGACGAGGGACACCGTTTGCACCTGGAGGTTGCGTCCCGCCCCCTGATATGGCCGGTCGACCGGGTCCGCTTCGAGCAGCTGGTCGGCAACCTGCTGAGCAACGCCGTCAAGTATTCGCCCAACGGTGGCGACATCCACGTTCGGGCGCGCATCGAGGGCGATTGCCTGCGGCTCGAGGTCGAGGATCAGGGGATCGGCATGACGCCGGAGGAGCAGAACCATGTGTTCGAACGGTTCTACCGCGCCGACAGTTCGACCACGGCGGTCGCCGGAGTCGGGTTGGGCATGAGCGTGGCGCAGATGATCGTCGACGCCCACGGCGGCGAGATCCGGATCGAAAGCGAAAAGGGGAAGGGGACCCTGGTGATCGTCCTGCTGCCGCAGCGTCCGCCCGGGGAAGAGGACGATTGA
- a CDS encoding YfiR family protein, whose translation MFVRYRTGWLLLLALVLFPGPPPVHAGFSEIEVKAAFLFNFAHFTEWPPATAPVARGELVIGIMGKDPFGPALRRFRGKTVGGVPVRIRRISTPEEARRCHILYLSPSLKHRTRALVGLLQESPVLTVSDMQGFLERGGCIELMQIDHHIRFAVNLDRCRSAGLILRSNLLELARYVIMPEEDRHD comes from the coding sequence ATGTTCGTTCGGTACCGTACAGGATGGCTGCTTTTGCTGGCCCTGGTCCTTTTTCCGGGCCCGCCGCCGGTTCATGCCGGCTTCAGCGAGATCGAGGTCAAGGCCGCCTTCCTGTTCAACTTCGCCCATTTCACCGAGTGGCCACCGGCAACAGCGCCGGTTGCCCGCGGCGAGCTGGTCATCGGTATCATGGGAAAAGACCCTTTCGGTCCGGCCCTGCGGCGTTTTCGTGGCAAAACGGTCGGCGGGGTTCCGGTCCGCATCCGCAGGATTTCGACTCCAGAGGAGGCCAGACGTTGCCACATCCTCTACCTGAGCCCCTCGCTGAAACACCGGACAAGAGCCCTCGTCGGGCTGTTGCAGGAGAGTCCGGTGCTGACCGTCAGCGACATGCAGGGTTTTCTCGAACGGGGAGGCTGCATCGAACTGATGCAGATCGATCATCATATCCGTTTCGCCGTCAACCTGGACCGTTGCCGTTCTGCGGGATTGATTCTCCGATCAAACCTGCTCGAACTCGCACGCTACGTGATCATGCCCGAGGAAGACCGACATGACTGA
- a CDS encoding DNA-binding protein, with translation MKKLFPILLAGIFTLALVAGCKNETPAPQKSEKQAAEKAPVQSEAKQQQAGWTGKVVETMDAGGYTYVQVDTGSEKVWAAAPKFNVKVGDPVVVPQGMAMKNYHSKTLDRDFPVVYFVDGVMVGGTEQVAAEPQGQMPKDHPRVSATPSADVDLSGIKPVEGGQTIEQLYKQTDELAGKKVTLRGKVVKYNENIMGKNWIHIQDGTGAEGTNDLTVTTSATAKVGDTVVVTGVLVADKDFGYGYKYALIIEDADVKVE, from the coding sequence GTGAAGAAGCTTTTCCCAATCCTTCTTGCCGGCATTTTCACCCTCGCGCTCGTCGCCGGATGCAAAAACGAAACACCCGCGCCGCAGAAGAGCGAGAAACAGGCGGCCGAAAAGGCCCCGGTCCAGTCCGAGGCCAAGCAGCAGCAGGCCGGCTGGACGGGCAAGGTGGTGGAGACCATGGACGCCGGCGGCTACACCTACGTGCAGGTCGACACCGGCAGTGAAAAGGTCTGGGCCGCCGCCCCCAAGTTCAACGTCAAGGTCGGTGACCCCGTGGTCGTCCCCCAGGGCATGGCCATGAAGAACTACCACAGCAAGACCCTCGATCGCGACTTCCCGGTCGTCTACTTCGTCGACGGCGTCATGGTCGGCGGCACCGAGCAGGTCGCAGCGGAGCCGCAGGGCCAGATGCCGAAGGACCATCCCAGGGTTTCGGCAACCCCGTCGGCCGACGTCGACCTGAGCGGCATCAAGCCGGTCGAGGGCGGTCAGACCATCGAACAGCTCTACAAGCAGACCGACGAGCTGGCCGGCAAGAAAGTGACCCTGCGCGGCAAGGTGGTCAAATACAACGAAAACATCATGGGCAAGAACTGGATCCACATCCAGGACGGCACCGGCGCCGAGGGGACCAACGACCTGACCGTCACCACCTCGGCCACCGCCAAGGTCGGTGACACCGTCGTCGTCACCGGGGTACTGGTCGCCGACAAGGATTTCGGCTATGGCTACAAATACGCCCTGATCATCGAGGACGCCGACGTCAAGGTTGAATAG
- a CDS encoding TonB-dependent receptor plug domain-containing protein, whose protein sequence is MPSWSHVRDCGRAAACLGFLVLLLFFASPAMAVDDVTELNLKDLLKVEVTTAARQPEGLYDTAAAVFVITREDIRRSGATSLPELLRMVPGLQVARINNNVWAVTARGLNSRYANELLVLQDGRTLYNHLFSGVYWNAQDTILSDIDRIEVIRGAGAALWGANAVNGVINIITRPAAETQGTLLALTAGNEERFIAEARRGMKLGEGCYLRLYAKAFERDSGSLPGGMNDSDDWRVGRAGFRFDQTLAVTDTLTVQGDIYQGTAGETFRVGTITPPYTTSLTDDTEISGGNLLARWQRTYSAGSDLLLQTFYDRASNNDIGAGQKRQTYDIDLQHRFSLGNRQKIVWGLGYRHYHDRTKEGIIISFDPRKEDLDLWTAFFNDRITLIPDDLALIVGSQAEHNDFTGFEWQPTLRLLWTPRPFFSFWASISRSVRTPSRAETAIDLRQQIVPVASLPAPLNGLGGPAIAQYSLIGNPNFGAETAWSYEVGGRCQPRPDLYLELVLFHADYDGLRNVELAAPVNEGDRWLLPLVGNNRLDAKTWGVEASADWIVRPWWKLQSAYTYINVLPELDPGAIFTGFRDGADNNPHHQLSLRSKMDLGRNWEWDLWLRLVDNLPASGIDGYGALDTRLAWTPKSGWYLELIGQNLLDPQHPEYESDALNASVVEIDRSYMVRISRRF, encoded by the coding sequence ATGCCATCGTGGAGTCATGTCCGAGATTGCGGCCGGGCGGCCGCCTGTCTCGGCTTTCTCGTTCTCCTTCTATTCTTCGCTTCGCCGGCCATGGCGGTCGACGATGTCACCGAACTGAATCTCAAGGATCTGCTGAAGGTCGAGGTAACCACGGCAGCCCGACAGCCGGAGGGGCTCTACGACACCGCGGCCGCGGTCTTCGTCATCACCAGGGAGGATATCCGTCGCTCAGGCGCTACCAGCCTGCCCGAGCTGCTGCGCATGGTGCCGGGGCTTCAGGTCGCCCGGATCAACAACAACGTCTGGGCGGTTACCGCCCGCGGCCTGAACAGCCGCTATGCCAACGAACTGCTGGTTCTGCAGGACGGCCGTACGCTCTACAACCATCTCTTCTCCGGCGTCTACTGGAACGCCCAGGACACCATCCTGTCCGACATCGACCGCATCGAGGTCATTCGCGGCGCCGGCGCCGCTCTCTGGGGGGCGAACGCCGTCAACGGCGTCATCAACATCATTACCCGACCGGCGGCCGAAACCCAGGGAACCCTGCTGGCCCTGACCGCCGGCAACGAGGAACGGTTCATAGCCGAAGCCCGGCGGGGAATGAAGCTGGGAGAAGGCTGTTACCTGCGCCTGTACGCCAAGGCTTTCGAGCGCGACAGCGGCAGCCTGCCGGGAGGGATGAACGATTCGGACGACTGGCGGGTAGGCCGGGCCGGCTTCCGCTTCGACCAGACGCTTGCGGTCACCGACACCCTGACCGTGCAGGGCGACATCTACCAGGGAACCGCCGGCGAAACCTTCAGGGTCGGCACCATCACACCTCCATACACCACCAGCCTGACCGATGATACCGAAATCAGCGGCGGCAACCTGCTGGCGCGCTGGCAGCGGACCTATTCGGCCGGCTCCGACCTTCTGCTGCAGACCTTCTACGACCGCGCCAGCAACAACGACATCGGCGCCGGTCAGAAGCGGCAGACCTACGATATCGATCTTCAGCACCGCTTCAGTCTCGGCAACAGGCAGAAAATCGTCTGGGGACTCGGCTATCGCCACTACCACGACCGGACCAAGGAAGGGATCATCATCTCCTTCGACCCGCGCAAGGAAGACCTCGACCTGTGGACCGCCTTCTTCAACGACCGCATCACCCTGATTCCGGATGATCTGGCCCTGATCGTCGGCAGCCAGGCCGAACACAACGACTTTACCGGCTTCGAATGGCAGCCGACGCTACGGCTGCTCTGGACGCCGCGCCCCTTTTTCAGCTTCTGGGCCAGCATCAGCCGCTCGGTACGGACGCCGAGCCGGGCGGAAACCGCCATCGACCTGCGGCAGCAGATCGTGCCCGTCGCCTCCCTGCCTGCGCCACTGAACGGCCTGGGCGGACCGGCCATCGCCCAGTACTCCCTGATCGGCAATCCGAACTTCGGCGCCGAAACCGCCTGGAGCTACGAGGTGGGTGGCCGCTGTCAGCCCCGCCCCGACCTCTACCTGGAACTGGTCCTCTTTCATGCCGACTACGACGGACTGCGCAACGTCGAACTGGCCGCTCCCGTCAACGAGGGAGACCGCTGGCTGCTGCCGCTGGTCGGCAACAACCGGCTGGACGCGAAAACCTGGGGCGTCGAAGCGTCCGCAGACTGGATCGTCCGTCCATGGTGGAAACTGCAGAGCGCCTACACCTACATCAACGTTCTGCCCGAACTCGACCCCGGTGCGATTTTCACCGGGTTTCGCGACGGCGCCGACAACAACCCGCACCACCAGCTCTCTCTCCGGTCCAAAATGGACCTGGGGCGCAACTGGGAGTGGGATCTCTGGCTGCGGCTGGTCGACAACCTGCCGGCCAGCGGCATCGACGGCTACGGCGCCCTGGATACCCGACTGGCATGGACGCCGAAATCCGGCTGGTACCTCGAGCTGATCGGTCAGAATCTTCTCGACCCGCAGCACCCGGAGTATGAATCCGACGCCCTCAACGCTTCGGTGGTCGAAATCGATCGCAGCTACATGGTGCGGATCAGCCGGCGATTCTAG
- the malQ gene encoding 4-alpha-glucanotransferase, with translation MQRTSGLLLHLTSLPGRFGIGDLGAESRRFIDFLAAAGQRWWQLLPINPTGYGNSPYSAFSAFAGNPLLISPDELAAAGDLDEDDLAAWRLAPEHTDYGHAWRCRRQLLPQAAGRFFRQAGKARKATFDTFCAEQAFWLNDYALFQALREHFGNRDWTRWPEPIRDRREEALRNWGERLAGRILQLKYEQFVFFEQWRKLKKHAGRHGIGLFGDMPIFVALDSADVWCNRPLFRLDGQGQPTAVAGVPPDYFSERGQRWGTPLYDWPAHQAQDFSWWKARLRWNLQLFELLRIDHFRGFAACWVIPADSEDATGGAWEQVPGDRLFRSLTDELGVLPLVAEDLGIITDDVTALKRRWGWPGMKVLQFAFDSGPDNPYLPHNHEENCVVYTGTHDNDTTLGWWQKLDGHARNRVRSYLMRSCRDMPRELIREAMASVARLCILPVQDILALPSTARMNRPGAPSGNWTWRLPDDALTDALASELRRLTERYGRLA, from the coding sequence GTGCAACGTACGAGCGGCCTGCTGCTGCACCTGACATCACTGCCCGGCCGGTTCGGTATCGGCGATCTCGGCGCAGAATCCCGGCGCTTCATCGACTTTCTCGCCGCAGCAGGGCAGCGCTGGTGGCAACTGCTGCCTATCAATCCGACCGGCTACGGCAATTCTCCCTACAGCGCCTTCTCCGCCTTTGCCGGCAACCCTCTGCTCATATCGCCCGACGAGCTGGCTGCGGCCGGCGACCTGGACGAAGACGATCTGGCCGCCTGGCGGCTGGCTCCGGAACATACCGACTACGGCCATGCCTGGCGCTGCCGGCGGCAGCTGCTGCCACAGGCGGCGGGCCGTTTCTTCCGGCAGGCCGGAAAGGCAAGAAAAGCAACTTTCGACACCTTCTGCGCCGAACAGGCCTTCTGGCTCAACGACTACGCCCTGTTCCAGGCCCTGCGCGAACATTTCGGCAACCGTGACTGGACACGCTGGCCGGAACCGATTCGCGACCGGCGGGAAGAAGCGCTGCGCAATTGGGGAGAACGGCTGGCCGGGCGCATCCTGCAGCTGAAATACGAACAGTTCGTCTTCTTCGAACAGTGGCGAAAACTGAAGAAACATGCCGGCCGGCACGGTATCGGCCTGTTCGGCGACATGCCCATCTTCGTCGCGCTCGATTCCGCCGACGTCTGGTGCAACCGGCCTCTCTTCCGTCTTGACGGACAGGGGCAACCGACCGCCGTCGCCGGCGTGCCGCCCGACTATTTCAGCGAGCGGGGACAGCGCTGGGGCACCCCCCTCTACGACTGGCCGGCGCACCAGGCCCAGGACTTCTCCTGGTGGAAGGCCCGCCTGCGCTGGAACCTGCAGCTTTTCGAACTGCTGCGCATCGATCATTTCCGCGGTTTCGCCGCCTGCTGGGTCATCCCGGCCGACAGCGAAGACGCCACCGGCGGCGCCTGGGAACAGGTGCCCGGCGACCGGCTCTTCCGCTCCCTGACCGACGAACTGGGCGTCCTGCCCCTGGTCGCCGAGGATCTGGGGATCATCACCGACGATGTAACGGCGCTGAAAAGACGCTGGGGCTGGCCGGGAATGAAAGTCCTGCAGTTCGCCTTCGATTCCGGTCCCGACAACCCCTACCTGCCGCACAACCATGAGGAAAACTGCGTTGTCTACACCGGCACTCACGACAACGACACAACCCTCGGCTGGTGGCAAAAACTGGACGGGCATGCCAGAAACCGGGTCCGGTCCTACCTGATGCGCTCCTGCCGCGACATGCCGCGGGAGCTGATCCGCGAAGCGATGGCCAGTGTCGCCCGCCTCTGCATCCTGCCGGTACAGGACATCCTGGCCCTTCCGTCGACGGCACGCATGAACCGACCCGGTGCACCAAGCGGCAACTGGACCTGGCGGCTGCCGGACGATGCCCTGACCGATGCGCTGGCGTCCGAACTGCGCCGGCTGACCGAGCGCTACGGCCGCCTCGCCTGA
- a CDS encoding isoprenylcysteine carboxyl methyltransferase family protein produces the protein MENGILSLWWFYPLLLAQRGGELLLCARNRRKLLARGGSEHAPESYRAMVILHAGFYLTLLFEAFPFAVPADLLTWSMLGLWFLVQIGRYWVIASLGVFWTTRIVVVPGTTLIRKGPYRWLQHPNYLVITLEFAIVPLLLRAPVTLLLFSLANLVVLRHRIALEEAALKTLKSSANR, from the coding sequence ATGGAAAACGGTATCCTCTCCCTCTGGTGGTTCTACCCGCTCCTGCTGGCCCAGCGCGGCGGAGAACTTCTGCTGTGCGCCCGCAACAGGCGAAAACTGCTGGCCCGTGGCGGCTCCGAGCACGCCCCGGAAAGCTACCGGGCCATGGTCATCCTGCACGCCGGCTTCTATCTCACCCTGCTCTTCGAAGCCTTTCCCTTCGCCGTCCCCGCCGATCTGCTCACCTGGTCCATGCTGGGCCTGTGGTTTCTGGTCCAGATCGGACGCTACTGGGTCATTGCCTCCCTGGGGGTTTTCTGGACCACGCGCATCGTTGTCGTGCCGGGCACGACCCTGATCCGCAAAGGCCCCTATCGCTGGCTGCAGCACCCCAATTACCTGGTCATCACCCTCGAATTCGCCATCGTTCCCCTGTTGCTGAGGGCTCCCGTCACCCTCCTGCTGTTCAGCCTGGCCAATCTCGTCGTCCTGCGACACCGTATCGCCCTGGAAGAAGCGGCGCTGAAAACGCTGAAATCGTCCGCCAACCGGTAG
- a CDS encoding SDR family oxidoreductase — protein sequence MKHLFIVGCGDIGRRTARLAMEQGMSVTGVVRSEKSARLAEAMGIRPIVADLMDSDSLDGLPTAGSLVLYAAPPPGGGMTDPKVRHFCQAVTSGEEPTKLVYLSTSGVYGDCGGARVTEETPVNPQTARARRRFDAETTIRRFGEERSVPTVILRVTGIYGPFRFALHRIVEGHPLLDEREAPCTNRIHADDLAQVCLAALEKGKDGEIFNVCDGQESTMTHYFNAVADAFGLPRPPQVSMEEAKKSMNPLMLSYFQESRRMDNSRMRERLGVRLRYPTLEEGLAASVAEMKRTDPDFFARLRSLSGSLLA from the coding sequence TTGAAACATCTGTTTATCGTCGGTTGCGGCGACATCGGCCGCCGGACAGCCCGGCTGGCCATGGAACAGGGCATGAGTGTCACCGGCGTGGTGCGCAGCGAAAAAAGCGCCCGGCTGGCCGAAGCCATGGGCATCCGTCCGATCGTCGCCGATCTCATGGACAGCGACAGTCTGGACGGTCTGCCGACGGCCGGAAGCCTGGTTCTCTACGCCGCCCCTCCCCCCGGCGGCGGCATGACAGATCCCAAGGTCCGCCATTTCTGCCAGGCCGTAACAAGCGGCGAAGAGCCAACCAAACTGGTCTACCTGAGCACCAGCGGCGTCTATGGCGACTGCGGCGGAGCCCGAGTGACGGAAGAGACCCCCGTCAACCCGCAGACGGCCAGGGCCAGGCGGCGATTCGACGCCGAAACGACGATTCGCCGCTTTGGCGAGGAAAGAAGCGTTCCGACCGTCATTCTTAGGGTGACCGGCATCTACGGCCCCTTCCGCTTCGCCCTGCACCGGATTGTCGAGGGGCACCCCCTGCTCGATGAACGGGAAGCCCCCTGCACCAACCGCATTCACGCCGACGACCTGGCGCAGGTCTGCCTGGCCGCCCTGGAAAAGGGAAAGGATGGCGAGATTTTCAATGTCTGCGACGGCCAGGAAAGCACCATGACCCACTATTTCAACGCCGTGGCCGACGCCTTCGGACTGCCACGGCCGCCCCAGGTATCGATGGAAGAAGCGAAAAAATCGATGAATCCGCTGATGCTCTCCTATTTTCAGGAATCCCGCCGCATGGACAACAGCAGAATGCGTGAACGGCTCGGCGTCCGGTTGCGCTATCCGACCCTCGAAGAAGGGCTGGCGGCCAGCGTCGCGGAGATGAAGCGCACCGATCCCGACTTTTTTGCCCGCCTGCGTTCCCTGAGCGGTTCTTTACTTGCCTGA